One Bradyrhizobium sp. CCGB12 genomic window carries:
- a CDS encoding replication initiator protein A, which translates to MRRKPHSERDQLELFRALPGDLAPRDAQDLMAYPFFSLAKTKRVVPIDFRAGTIAIRVEAVPEHGIATIWDADVLIWAASQIVEARDAGLKTSRLLAATPYEILTFVGRGTSARDYDRLKAGLDRLQSTTVLTSIRQPAERRRHRFSWINEWKETADANGRPFGLELILPDWFYAGVIDDALVLTIDRAYFDLTGGLERWLYRLVRKHGGRQDGGWSFDLVHLHAKSGILSPLKHFAYDVRQIVQCQTLPGYQLALTRDPDGTERLNFAPTSVAPLTARLRRRGLIPNSEDNL; encoded by the coding sequence ATGCGGCGTAAACCCCATTCCGAGCGCGACCAGCTGGAGCTCTTTCGAGCGCTACCCGGGGATCTCGCACCGCGCGATGCGCAGGATCTGATGGCATATCCGTTCTTCTCTCTGGCGAAGACCAAGCGGGTTGTGCCGATCGATTTCCGCGCTGGTACAATCGCTATTCGTGTCGAAGCCGTGCCGGAACACGGCATCGCGACTATCTGGGATGCAGACGTTCTGATCTGGGCCGCTTCGCAGATCGTCGAAGCCCGTGACGCCGGCTTGAAGACCTCGCGCCTGCTGGCTGCAACGCCGTACGAGATTTTGACGTTTGTCGGCCGCGGCACTAGCGCACGCGACTATGACCGGCTGAAGGCCGGTCTTGACAGGTTGCAGTCAACGACGGTGCTGACCTCGATCCGCCAGCCGGCAGAGCGGCGGCGGCATCGCTTCTCCTGGATCAACGAGTGGAAAGAGACGGCCGATGCAAATGGCCGTCCATTCGGGCTCGAACTGATCCTGCCGGATTGGTTCTACGCCGGTGTCATCGATGACGCGCTCGTGCTGACGATCGACCGCGCTTATTTCGATCTGACGGGCGGACTTGAGCGCTGGCTTTATCGTCTTGTGCGCAAGCATGGCGGCCGGCAGGACGGCGGCTGGAGTTTTGATCTTGTGCACCTCCATGCCAAGTCCGGCATCCTCTCGCCGCTCAAGCATTTTGCGTACGACGTGCGTCAGATCGTCCAGTGCCAGACATTGCCCGGCTATCAGCTCGCGCTCACGCGCGATCCAGACGGCACCGAGCGGCTGAACTTCGCGCCTACGTCTGTTGCTCCGTTAACGGCACGCCTGCGCCGACGCGGTCTCATTCCAAATTCGGAGGACAACCTGTGA
- a CDS encoding DUF2285 domain-containing protein: protein MRKPPLDPNVADAAPTDQILTVYDEQHVVTYMRLLQAESEGADWTEVARVVLHMDPEREPDRARRAYQSHLARAKWLTEKGRLLRGDGSK from the coding sequence ATGAGGAAGCCGCCACTCGATCCCAATGTCGCCGACGCTGCTCCCACCGATCAGATTCTGACGGTCTATGATGAGCAGCACGTGGTGACCTATATGCGCCTTCTGCAGGCTGAGAGCGAAGGGGCTGACTGGACAGAAGTCGCTCGGGTAGTGCTGCATATGGATCCGGAGCGCGAACCGGATCGTGCGCGCCGCGCATACCAGAGCCACCTGGCGCGCGCTAAGTGGCTGACCGAGAAGGGCCGTCTATTGCGTGGAGATGGCTCCAAATAA
- a CDS encoding DUF736 domain-containing protein, translating into MANIGSFKKVGNEFQGEIVTLSLQAKGVRIVAETSRSNENAPSHRIYVRRAEIGAAWSKRSEEGRDYLSLKLDDPSFNAPIYANLFEDEGGEGYTLLWSRPRKSGE; encoded by the coding sequence ATGGCTAACATCGGTTCTTTCAAGAAGGTCGGCAACGAGTTCCAGGGCGAAATCGTCACCCTGAGCCTGCAGGCCAAGGGCGTCCGGATCGTCGCCGAGACCAGCCGATCCAACGAGAACGCTCCCAGCCACCGGATCTACGTGCGCCGCGCCGAGATCGGCGCAGCCTGGTCAAAGCGCTCCGAAGAAGGCCGCGATTACCTCTCTCTCAAGCTCGATGATCCCTCGTTCAACGCGCCGATCTATGCGAACCTGTTCGAGGACGAGGGCGGCGAGGGCTACACGCTCCTGTGGTCGCGGCCGCGGAAGAGCGGCGAGTAG
- a CDS encoding DUF2493 domain-containing protein: MTDHDDVEPLHASSPTDHVLTELQLFGYRPFDDQPDPRPLPEGKMIAGAVADIFDALVATLNDTRLEPDLDDLLWSTVNLFHRAVDRIERQLDDNEQAQHKSQREQNGSEVRSVELERLTAEGITLIERRNCLELFRDQAIERFEVHTGSTWRPRSGSLVNHRTLTAAMIDSRDFIAAKRRAETEVLVPPGPKIALTGGLDFNDHHLIWDRLDKVHTKHPDMVLLHGGSPKGAELIASKWAINRKVPQIAFKPDWTKHAKAAPFKRNDAMLELMPIGVMHFPGTGIQDNLADKAKRLCIPVWKFGGA, translated from the coding sequence ATGACCGACCATGACGACGTCGAGCCGCTGCACGCCTCTTCTCCGACCGACCACGTCCTCACCGAACTTCAGCTCTTCGGTTACCGTCCCTTCGACGACCAGCCTGATCCGAGACCGCTTCCCGAAGGCAAGATGATCGCCGGTGCCGTGGCCGATATCTTCGACGCCCTGGTTGCGACCCTGAACGACACGCGGCTCGAGCCGGACCTGGACGATCTGCTCTGGTCGACCGTCAACTTGTTCCATCGTGCCGTCGATCGCATCGAGCGCCAGCTCGACGACAACGAGCAGGCGCAGCACAAGAGCCAGCGCGAGCAGAACGGTTCCGAAGTACGATCGGTCGAACTCGAGCGCCTTACGGCTGAAGGCATCACGCTGATCGAGCGCCGCAACTGCCTGGAGCTCTTCCGCGACCAGGCCATCGAGCGATTTGAGGTCCACACCGGCTCGACCTGGCGTCCTCGGTCGGGGTCACTGGTCAACCACCGCACGCTCACCGCGGCGATGATCGACTCCCGCGACTTCATCGCAGCGAAACGCCGCGCCGAGACCGAGGTCCTGGTGCCGCCTGGCCCCAAGATCGCACTCACCGGCGGGCTCGACTTTAACGACCACCACCTCATCTGGGATCGCCTCGACAAGGTTCACACCAAGCATCCCGACATGGTCCTGCTCCATGGCGGCTCACCGAAAGGCGCCGAACTCATTGCCTCCAAATGGGCGATCAATCGCAAGGTACCGCAAATTGCCTTCAAGCCCGATTGGACGAAACACGCCAAGGCAGCTCCATTCAAGCGCAACGATGCCATGCTCGAACTCATGCCGATCGGCGTCATGCACTTCCCAGGCACGGGAATTCAGGACAACCTCGCCGACAAGGCGAAGCGACTCTGCATTCCCGTCTGGAAGTTCGGCGGCGCGTGA
- a CDS encoding AlpA family transcriptional regulator: MPDSTAGLPPRFLRTPEAARYLGLSGRTLEKHRTYGTGPTYRKIGGRVVYALDDLKAWADLGAKTSTSDPGKGTVLPAKKHPVLRPYAGQERR; this comes from the coding sequence ATGCCCGATTCGACGGCCGGTTTACCTCCGCGCTTCCTGCGGACACCGGAGGCTGCGCGTTACCTTGGCCTCTCCGGTCGCACGCTCGAGAAGCACCGCACGTATGGCACCGGGCCGACGTATCGGAAGATCGGCGGACGTGTCGTCTACGCCCTGGATGACCTGAAAGCTTGGGCCGACCTCGGCGCCAAAACGTCAACGTCCGACCCCGGAAAGGGGACCGTGCTGCCGGCCAAGAAGCATCCGGTCTTGCGCCCGTATGCAGGCCAGGAACGTCGCTGA
- a CDS encoding DUF2285 domain-containing protein codes for MTVASAADRSSASLPLLDLAAGQLRRAADGWHAVLRIGAVDYRVWSKEPPVLGASYAAKLPFDGDLEARAYAARQFWRAMNGRAPGPAFYKLSQQRRERLSAAIPALDARSAGGNYRTVAEALFGKKRIPDRAWKTHDFRNRTVRLVKGGLALVRAGYRKLLRPGRRDD; via the coding sequence GTGACGGTTGCCTCGGCTGCCGATCGCAGTTCGGCGTCTTTGCCATTGCTCGACCTTGCAGCCGGTCAGTTGCGCCGTGCCGCCGATGGCTGGCACGCCGTGCTGCGCATCGGCGCGGTGGATTACCGTGTCTGGTCCAAAGAACCGCCGGTGCTCGGCGCGTCATACGCAGCCAAATTGCCGTTTGACGGCGATTTGGAAGCTCGCGCGTATGCAGCCCGACAGTTTTGGCGCGCGATGAATGGACGCGCGCCGGGTCCTGCATTTTACAAACTATCCCAACAGCGGCGCGAACGACTGAGCGCCGCGATCCCGGCGCTCGATGCTCGCAGCGCCGGCGGTAACTATCGCACTGTCGCCGAAGCGCTGTTCGGCAAAAAGCGCATCCCTGATCGCGCCTGGAAGACGCACGATTTCCGCAATCGAACGGTCCGCCTGGTGAAAGGCGGCCTCGCGTTGGTACGCGCAGGTTACCGCAAACTTCTGCGGCCCGGCCGCAGGGACGATTAG
- a CDS encoding toprim domain-containing protein has protein sequence MPRDATELTRRLAREAEAVCRYYLSNGKRAGRYWVVGDVHNTPGRSLFVRLQESPKGAAGKWTDAATGEHGDLLDVIRESTGFRDFREVADEARRFLKLPRAEPEIISKPVGPAAPAGSQEAARRLFAISGPIEGTVVETHLRRRGIVHIHHGGSLRFHPRCYYRPDEHSPTETWPAMIARVTDLDGRITGVHRTWLDPHGFDRIRLGKAPIDTPRRAMGNLLGNAVRFGMSDDVLAAGEGIETMLSLRCVLPTMPMAAALSANHLSAMVLPPGLRRLYIARDADAAGDMAQTILTQRAADAGIEAITLSPRLGDFNEDLHIFGIGALRAALPIQLVPEDVVSFLHSSTVPAE, from the coding sequence ATGCCCCGCGACGCCACCGAACTGACACGCCGCCTCGCGCGCGAGGCCGAGGCGGTGTGCCGATACTATCTCTCCAATGGCAAGCGGGCGGGGCGGTACTGGGTGGTCGGAGACGTCCACAACACCCCGGGGCGCTCGCTGTTCGTGCGGCTCCAGGAATCGCCGAAGGGGGCTGCCGGCAAATGGACGGACGCTGCGACTGGCGAGCATGGCGATCTCCTCGACGTCATCCGTGAAAGCACGGGATTTCGCGACTTCCGCGAGGTTGCCGATGAGGCAAGACGCTTCTTGAAACTACCTCGCGCTGAACCGGAGATCATCTCAAAGCCTGTCGGTCCGGCAGCACCGGCCGGATCGCAAGAGGCCGCCCGTCGGCTCTTTGCGATATCTGGCCCGATCGAGGGGACTGTCGTTGAAACGCATTTACGGCGTCGCGGAATAGTCCACATCCACCATGGCGGCAGCTTGCGCTTCCATCCGCGCTGCTACTATCGGCCAGACGAGCATTCACCCACTGAAACCTGGCCGGCGATGATCGCTCGCGTCACGGATCTCGATGGCAGGATTACCGGCGTGCACCGCACCTGGCTCGATCCGCACGGCTTTGATCGCATTAGACTCGGCAAGGCGCCGATCGACACGCCACGACGGGCCATGGGCAACCTACTTGGCAACGCGGTTCGGTTTGGAATGTCGGACGACGTGCTTGCTGCCGGGGAGGGTATCGAGACCATGCTGTCGCTGCGCTGCGTGCTGCCGACCATGCCGATGGCCGCTGCACTGTCGGCCAATCATCTCTCAGCGATGGTGCTACCGCCGGGCTTGCGTCGGCTCTATATCGCCCGCGACGCCGATGCCGCGGGAGATATGGCGCAGACCATTCTGACCCAGCGCGCAGCAGACGCCGGCATTGAAGCGATCACGCTATCGCCTCGGCTGGGCGACTTCAACGAAGACCTGCACATCTTTGGTATCGGAGCCCTCCGAGCAGCGTTGCCGATTCAACTCGTGCCAGAGGACGTCGTCAGCTTCTTGCATTCGTCGACGGTGCCCGCGGAATAG